In Janibacter sp. CX7, a single genomic region encodes these proteins:
- a CDS encoding circularly permuted type 2 ATP-grasp protein, with product MLDDAGDPRQPYKPIHHTLRAMAPDELKERADALARMFFEQGVTFDHAGEERPFPLDAVPRVIDAEAWHTVEEGVAQRVKVLEAFLDDIYSRPSGLPRAVEDGIVPWKLISTSSHYHRAVTGLRPPGGVRAHVSGIDLIRDEEGTFRVLEDNVRVPSGVSYVIANRRAMTNVFPEAFATMRIRPVHDYPRMLLRALRASAPEGRANPTVVVLTPGVYNSAYFEHTLIARMMGVELVEGRDLVVRGGEVRMRTTHGEERVDVIYRRIDDDFLDPVHFRRDSMLGVTGLISAVRAGRVTLANAIGNGVADDKLVYSYVPDLTRYYLDEDPILPNVDTYRCNEPDALQEVLARLDEMVVKPVDGSGGKGLVIGPKATGAELDELRGKLQDDPRGWIAQPVVQLSTVPTLIDGQLRPRHVDLRPFAVNDGQDVEVLPGGLTRVALPEGQLVVNSSQGGGSKDTWVLAGRYNRLPHDMEEREVIFLGTGSGSHERGDVQTQGQTQSQTQTQDQHEDEEGI from the coding sequence ATGCTCGACGACGCGGGCGATCCCAGGCAGCCCTACAAGCCGATCCACCACACGCTGCGCGCGATGGCGCCCGACGAGCTCAAGGAGCGGGCCGACGCGCTGGCCCGCATGTTCTTCGAGCAGGGCGTGACCTTCGACCACGCCGGTGAGGAGCGGCCCTTCCCGCTCGACGCGGTGCCGCGCGTCATCGACGCCGAGGCCTGGCACACGGTCGAGGAGGGCGTGGCCCAGCGGGTCAAGGTCCTCGAGGCCTTCCTCGACGACATCTACAGCCGGCCGAGCGGGCTGCCGCGGGCGGTCGAGGACGGCATCGTCCCGTGGAAGCTGATCTCCACCTCGAGCCACTACCACCGCGCGGTCACGGGGCTGCGGCCGCCGGGTGGCGTGCGCGCCCACGTCAGCGGCATCGACCTCATCCGCGACGAGGAGGGCACCTTCCGCGTCCTCGAGGACAACGTGCGCGTGCCCTCGGGCGTCTCCTACGTCATCGCCAACCGCCGGGCGATGACCAATGTCTTCCCCGAGGCCTTCGCGACGATGCGCATCCGGCCGGTCCACGACTACCCCCGCATGCTGCTGCGCGCGCTGCGGGCCTCGGCTCCCGAGGGCCGGGCCAACCCCACGGTCGTCGTGCTCACCCCGGGCGTCTACAACAGCGCCTACTTCGAGCACACCCTCATCGCCCGGATGATGGGAGTCGAGCTCGTCGAGGGACGTGACCTCGTCGTGCGCGGCGGCGAGGTGCGCATGCGCACGACCCACGGCGAGGAGCGCGTCGACGTCATCTACCGACGCATCGACGACGACTTCCTCGACCCGGTGCACTTCCGCCGCGACTCGATGCTCGGCGTCACCGGGCTCATCTCGGCAGTGCGGGCCGGCCGGGTCACCCTGGCCAATGCCATCGGCAACGGCGTGGCCGATGACAAGCTCGTCTACTCCTACGTGCCGGACCTGACCCGCTACTACCTCGACGAGGACCCGATCCTGCCCAACGTCGACACCTACCGGTGCAACGAGCCCGACGCGCTGCAGGAGGTGCTCGCTCGCCTCGACGAGATGGTCGTCAAGCCCGTCGACGGCTCGGGTGGCAAGGGCCTGGTCATCGGGCCCAAGGCCACCGGAGCCGAGCTCGACGAGCTGCGGGGCAAGCTGCAGGACGACCCGCGTGGGTGGATCGCCCAGCCGGTCGTCCAGCTCTCGACGGTGCCGACGCTCATCGACGGTCAGCTGCGCCCGCGCCACGTCGACCTGCGCCCCTTCGCCGTCAACGACGGCCAGGACGTCGAGGTCCTGCCCGGTGGCCTGACCCGGGTCGCGCTGCCCGAGGGGCAGCTCGTCGTCAACTCCAGCCAGGGCGGCGGCTCCAAGGACACCTGGGTGCTCGCCGGCCGC